A stretch of Allostreptomyces psammosilenae DNA encodes these proteins:
- a CDS encoding gas vesicle protein produces the protein MAGREVALVDLLDRVLAKGVVLTGDLTVRIADVDLVHVSLRALISSVRADGAVPWRD, from the coding sequence CTGGCCGGACGGGAGGTGGCGCTGGTGGACCTGCTGGACCGGGTGCTCGCCAAGGGCGTGGTGCTGACCGGCGACCTCACCGTGCGGATCGCCGACGTGGACCTGGTGCACGTCTCGCTGCGCGCCCTGATCAGTTCGGTACGGGCGGACGGGGCGGTGCCGTGGAGGGACTGA
- a CDS encoding gas vesicle protein K, whose product MARAGARIEVNQDTVERDLMKLVLTVVELLRQLVERQALRRVEEGDLSQEQEERMGLTLMLLDDRMRELRERYGFDLADLNLDLGPLGPLLPRD is encoded by the coding sequence GTGGCCCGCGCCGGGGCCCGGATCGAGGTGAACCAGGACACGGTGGAGCGTGACCTGATGAAGCTGGTGTTGACGGTGGTGGAGTTGTTGCGGCAGTTGGTGGAGCGGCAGGCGTTGCGGCGGGTGGAGGAGGGGGACCTGTCTCAGGAGCAGGAGGAGCGGATGGGGTTGACGCTGATGCTGCTGGACGACCGGATGCGTGAGCTGCGGGAGCGCTACGGGTTCGACCTGGCCGATCTCAACCTCGACCTCGGGCCGCTCGGCCCCCTGCTGCCCCGCGACTGA
- a CDS encoding gas vesicle protein GvpO — MGEHKGRTIPAAVAVRRAVAQLRELVGHEPESVIAVRRASHGWEMDIEVVELARTPESSSVLASYHVELDADGGLSGYHRTRRYTREQVDQPAGPVLHHR, encoded by the coding sequence ATGGGCGAGCACAAGGGGAGGACGATCCCCGCGGCCGTGGCGGTCCGCCGCGCGGTCGCGCAGCTGCGCGAACTGGTGGGCCACGAGCCCGAGTCGGTCATCGCGGTCCGGCGGGCGTCCCACGGCTGGGAGATGGACATCGAGGTCGTGGAGCTCGCCCGCACCCCGGAGAGCAGCAGCGTGCTGGCCTCCTACCACGTGGAGCTCGACGCCGACGGCGGCCTGAGCGGCTACCACCGCACCCGCCGCTACACCCGCGAGCAGGTCGACCAGCCGGCGGGCCCGGTGCTGCACCACCGGTGA
- a CDS encoding acyl-CoA carboxylase subunit epsilon, whose translation MTYRAEAAAVRVVRGNPTPEELAAVLAVIMGRIGSAKAAAAAEESRTSSTWVDRGRLMAPLPPPGRLAWRSSGLPH comes from the coding sequence ATGACGTACCGGGCGGAGGCGGCGGCCGTGCGGGTGGTCCGAGGGAATCCGACCCCCGAGGAACTGGCCGCGGTGCTCGCGGTGATCATGGGCCGGATCGGGTCGGCCAAGGCGGCGGCCGCCGCCGAGGAGTCCCGCACCAGCTCCACGTGGGTGGACCGCGGCCGGCTGATGGCCCCGCTGCCGCCCCCCGGCCGGCTGGCCTGGCGCAGCTCCGGCCTGCCGCACTGA